The genomic region AGATCTATGCTAAGGTAACCGATGAAAAAGTGATAGCTGAAATGAAAAAAGCTGGGAATATTTAAAAAAATTAGGGAGTAAAATTAAGGCTGGTTGATATCACCCAAGTAAAATAGTTTAAAACCCTTTTACTATTTCTCTTAGTTGTATTCAACCAGCCTTTTTACTGAAATGTATATTTAACGGTTATAAATATATGGAAATTGGGAATCCTCTAAATTTTCAACCTTATTCTTATAGTGTTCGAAAAGTTCCACGAAATCATTTTTATATGCTTCATTTATAAATTTATTATCAAATTGATTGAAATGATATATTTCTTCTATGTTATTGATGATGCAATCAAAGTTGACTGAATATCTATTTTTAAAATTATTCTTTTTATTGCCAGGTTTAATATTGATAAATCCAGCATTTTCTAATTCTCTTCTATATTTACGGTATGCATGATCACTTAATCTAAGATTCTCTAAAAACCGTTCTTTTTGGTAATAAAAAACCTTACCGTATATCATTGATAGCACAATAAACAGCTCAAAAAGTGCGATCTTTTCTATTTTCCAGTCACTCTGGTATAAGTCTAATCTGTATGTATTTAATGCTAACGGAGTTCTTGTATTAATGTCATGATAAACTCCATCGGAGTCTTTTTTTAGTATATTCGTTTCCTCTTCTTTTCTATAATGTATCATTTTTCAATACCTCATAAAGTTCATTGCGGTTATATCTCTTGCTTCCATCTAATTCATATTGTTTTATTATTCCTTTACTTATCAAATTGTAAAGTTTGGTTTCTTTTATTCTGAGATACTCCATTGCTTCTTTTGATGTAAACCATTCCTGGTTGTTTGCATGGAGTTCTTTGAAGCTCTTCAACTCATTAAATAATCTTCGTTCAAAAGCCTCAAAATCATTAGTTGTGCATATGTTTGTTAAAATTACATCTGCCATTATTTTAATATTAAAAATTAAGAGAGCGGCTCCTTAGGTCTTTGCGGTAGCTTCATCGTTAATCTCTGTATGGCATAACCATCTTATTTGGCTACAGTAGGTGGGATATATGCAGCGCTTATTCTATAGTGTAACCACCATGGGACTTCTGTTAATATTGGCTGATATGCCTTACCAATAATACGTTAAATACACCCTTCGTGGGTTTTACTGGCTTAGAAAAGTTTATATAAATACCAGTATTTTCTATTGAAAATTATTCTATAGAAACAAATATAGAGCAGATTGTATGTGAGCGCAAGAAAAAAATCGAATTATTTTAAGCCCCTTTTATTCTGATAACAAACAACATCCCCCCGCCTAGAATTTTAATTCTCTGTGAATGCGCAGACCACCTATCTCAAACACCCCCACAAAGTCTTGGGGGTATAACTATCCCCGTCACTTAAACTTTAATTAAATATCAAATAATCATGGTTAAAATCAAAAGTTATGTCAACAGAAAAAATTCAGAAGGGGAATCTTTCAATGCATTAGTGCTGGAAGGTGATCTTGAAACAGTAACCAGTGAAACTGGCAATGTATATTTCACAGCCCGCACAACAACAGTACCAAGTAATTTTGATGCTGAAAAGTGTGAATCACTAATTGGAAGAGAACTTCCAGGAAAAATTGTTCGCATTCCATGTGAACCCTATGATTATACCATTCCTGAGAGTGGAGAAGTGGTCATTTTAAGTCATACCTATGAGTATGATCCAAGCTCAACAGAAACTATGGAGGAAGCTGTCTTCACCAGAGATGAGGAATTAGTGGCTTAACTACACTCCAACATCAACATTCACACAAGGCAGGTAGTCGAAAGACTGCTTGCCTTTTATTATTTCAACCCAAATTTATTTGTTATGAATAATGAACTGATTATTACTGAGAATGAGGCCCATACTGAACATGATAACTCTTCACCCTTTATAGAAGCTAACACTGAAAAACTGGAATTGGAAACTATCCAACGTGAACACATTATACCCGTTTTTATTAAGGACAATGAGCCTGTTATTTCGACTCCTGAGTTTATAGATATAGCAGTTGGAGTTACTCATCATGTCTTTAGTGGTGAGCATGTTATAGAGCCAAATATCAGGGTTTCACACCCAATAAAAGGACGTATACCAGAGGCAAAGCACAAATCTGCGAGTGAACTTTTAGACCATGAGCGCACTATTTATTATGAGCGCACGGCTTTTGTGATCCAGATTCCTTCTATTTCTAAAACCGTTAATGGAAATACTCTGGCCTTAACAGTAGGAGGGATTAAAGCATATAATCTTGACAACCTCAACCGAAGTAAGGGGGCACCTGAACACTTTAAAATATTTGTGGGCTTTCTTAATAAAGTCTGTACCAACCTTTGTGTGTGGAATGAAGGTTTTTGTAAAACCGTAAAAGTTTCTACTCCACGACAGCTTGAAGTAGCCATTTTTGAAATGGTGACTGAATTCTGTGATTCAGGATATTTTGAAAAGTTTGGTTTTTGGGATCAGTTGGGAGAATTGGAGCTTGGAGAGCAACAGTTTGCCAATCTGATAGGCAGAGCTAAAATGTATCAGCAACTTCCAAAGGCAGCAAGAGATAAGCTGCCTGACTTTTTGCTCAATGATTCCCAAATCTCATCTATCACTAAGGAGTATTACAGTAATCCTAATTTTGGAAATCCCAGAGGTGGGAGTATCTCCCTTTGGAATCTGTATAACCTCTTCACGGAATCCAATAAATCATCCTATATCGATACTTTTTTGGATAGGGGACTCAATGCCCATCAATTTATGAGTCAGCTAACCAGTGCCCTGGTAGAGGAAAAGGAGTTTTGGTTCCTTAACTGAAATTCTTGTCAACTTTTGAGTGTGAGCGGGTGCCCTTATGCCCCTAAATCCAAGGTATTTTCCCACTCATGCTTTTCCATTCATTTACTATATAACAGTAACCAACGAAGGCAGGTGAGAAATCATCTGTCTTTTTCATTCAACAAATATGTATGAACCAATTTACTACACAGCAACGAGCCTGTTGATCTTTAATAAGCAGAGGGTGCTCAAAAGAATAAAATGCCCTTTCAGGGTAATTCCTGTTAAAGATGAAGGTGGTATCAGCCAAAGTGATATATACTTTGTTAACCGCGTATATCCTTCTGAAGAACACCGACTGATCTATGAAATTGAAGGAAAAAAATACCCATATAACACTTTTAAAATTGTCTTACAGGAGGATAAATAACAATGAATAAACTTAAAAATATCACACTTTCTGATTCAGTGCCTTATTGCAGTATCAGCTACTCAAAAGACCCCGTGATTGAAAATATGCCAACAATTAGTAGCTCTGAAGAAGCATACGAATTCCTTATGGGAGTTTGGGATCATGGGAGCATAAGCTATAAAGAAGAGTTTGCCGTGGTATTACTCGACAATGCAAAAAAGGTATTAGGTTGGGCAAAGATTTCCAGTGGAGGCGCTACAGCAACCATTGTAGACCCTGCTATGGTTTATCAGGTTGCTCTTTTAAGTCATGCCCATTCAATTTTATTAGCTCACAATCATCCTTCAGGAATACTCAGAGCTTCTACGGCAGATATTCATCTTACTAAGCGACTCAAGAAAGCTGGAAGACTACTTGGTATTCAAGTTGTAGATCATCTGATTATCAGTACCTCTGGCTACACTTCTTTTATGGACAAAGGGTTGCTCTAACCCTTTTCCTTTTAAAAGAACGAGACTTTATAGGTTTATCATAACCGCCTCCCCAAACCTGTACAGAAAAATTTTACACATTTATCACCAAAAACATGAGATAACTATGTCCAATTCACACATAAAAACACCAACAAAAACAAAAGAATCTCTATTTCAGATTGGAGAGCACTTTTACGCCCTTGAATCTCTGCTTATAGAGAATGAAGGAGAGATTGACGATACCATAGACCAGTGGCTTGAAGAGTACATCGCTAAAGAATCTGATAAGATTGACGCCTACTGCTACCTGATTCAAAAATTTCAGGAGATAGCAGAAGAGGCTAAACGATTAGCCGAAAGATCTTCTATCTACAACAAAAAAACCAAGAGTATGAAGGACAGGCTTAAACATTACCTGGAACGTAGAGGAAGGGATAAAGTGGAAACCAATAAGTTCACTATTACCGTATGTCAGAATGGAGGAAAACAACCCATCAAAGTTTTTGATGAAGTTAATCCAGAAAAGTTGCCAGATCAGTTTGTAAGAGTTTATCGGGAGCCAGATCTCGATGGAATTAGGACTGCTCTTTTAAATGATGATGAAGATGCACTAAAAATTGCAACACTACTGCCAAGAGGCACTCACTTAAGAATTAAATAAAAACGGAGAATAATTATGTTTAACAAAGCAACGAGAAAAGGAAAATTTATAAAACTAGCTATCACTGGCCCAGCAGGATCAGGGAAAACTTATTCAGCTTTACGGCTGGCAAAAGGGATATCAGAGAATGGCAAAATAGCCCTCATTGACACTGAAAATGAAAGTGCATCCTTGTATGCAACAGATTTTGATTTTGATGTGGTCAATGTGGAAGCACCTTACGAAATCAATAAGCTGGTTCAGCCTGTTAAAACAGCTCTGGAACAGAAGTATGATACGTTAGTTATTGATTCTGCGACTCACTTCTGGAATGGTATTCTGGAATATAAAACTAAACTAGACAAGAGGGGAGGGAACAGCTTTGCTAATTGGTCTGATGCCAATGTGCATTATGATTTATTTTTAAGAGCAATCCTGTTTTCTAAGATTCATGTGATTGTATGCATGAGAAGTAAAATGGAATATGTGCTTCAGGAAAATGAGAAAGGGAAGGCCGTACCTCAAAAAATTGGCATGGCTCCGATTATGAGGGATGGGGTAGAGTATGAATTTACTACTGTCTTTGACTTGGACATGAATCATCAGGCAATGGCAAGTAAAGATCGTACTAATATCTTTGGGGATTCAATATTTCAGGTTACTGAAGAGACAGGTGAATTATTCAGCCACTGGCTTAATGAAAATCAACAAACTCAGAGATTAGAAGAAGAAATACTCAATCTGGAATAAATAATAAATTGGATCAGAAGAGCTAATGGTTCTTTTGATCCATTCATTACTCGTTGCCAAACTGCTTACTCTTTCTTATTGAATAGAGCAATCTTATAACCTAGCCCAAAACCAAGCCAATCATTTTGATGAAAATTCCATTTTGTTGCTGCTGTCCCAATTCCAAAATCCCAACCATAGAATACTCCTAAATTAAAGTCGCTTATATGAAATAATAGTCCTACTCCGAGATTAAATATAGGTACTGAAGTTTTAGTTAGGACTGGATTGTTGGATAAATAAGTTGAGCTTGAGTCGATTTCCTGAGCGCTAAAACCGAGGACGGCTCCATATGAAAGGTTTAAATTTCTGTTTTTCATACCCTCATACATATCATACCTGTAATTGACTCGACTTAACCTTCTGCCTACGAATGTACTAATATTAATGTCTGTATTAAATTCTGCTGGTACCTTTACATTATTTTCTTCAAACCCAAAGTGCATTTTAAAGGGAAGGGTAATAGCGCCAATTTCCCAATTATGCCCCCAGAATGAAACTGCTTGTCTGTTTTTTAGCGTTATGAAATACTTTTTATTTGGGAGAAATTTGAAATCAGCTTCATTAGGAGCATCGAAATCATAATAAGTTGAATCATTATGTTCGGCCAGCCAAAAATTAATATACAGAGTATCATTAGAGGCATATAAATTAGCAGCATATCTACCTGAGGAGATGCTGGCTCGTTCTGAATAAGTTTCACTTATTGATTTTATAATAACGTCGTTCTGAGAAAATATTGAATCAGATTTTACGGTATATGTTTTTCCATTAATAGTCTTTTCTACAGTAGTGATCAATTGATCCCCTTTATTTATGTCTAAAACCACCTTCTTTGATCTGGTTTTTAATTCCATAATATCTAAAGAGTCCAGCTTTGAGTATTGTGCGATTTTTTTCTGTGATGAATCTTTTATATGGACAACATTAATCATAACTCGTTCTTTAAATTTTGTTTGTCCAGTCGCAAATTCTGAGAAAAGAAATAAAATTAAGCCCGTGAATAAAACGTGTTTAAGCATAATAACCCCGATTTTTGTACCATTAATTTTTTACTATGAGTAGGAGGGATGAATAGCAGTTTTGTTACAAAAAAGAGTGAAATCATTCAGAGACTTTATTGTTGAATCGCTACATTTTTGAAAAATGACCGAAGAAACGGGGGAGTTATTTCAGCAATAGTTGAATGATAGCTTAGTAAGTCTGCAAATGGGGCTTGAATTCTTACATTTAATAACAAGCATGAAAAGCATTAAAGTGGATTGTGAATAAGTCTTTCACCTAATCTTCGTTTGTAAGATTTGATTCCACTTTCTTTACAAACTGGTGGAGTTTCAAATCCAGAGCTTTTGAAATGATATAAACTGTACGAAATGTAGGCTGCTTTATCCCGCGTTCAATTTCTGAGATATACACGGCACTGGTATCACATCTTTCTGCTAATTCTTCCTGAGTTAAGCCCTTATTATTTCTAAGGACTTTTACAGTATTACCAAGTGCGATATTTAATCCGTCTGCTTTTTTCACTTGTAAAGCTTAAAGCAGATAGATAGATTAGTCCATAAACTATAGCATTAGTTAAGAATATACTTTAGATCCGATTTCAAGTATAACTGAAGGATTTAACGGGGGATTTATTTTGAGTAACGAAGCCAATAAAACATTTTTGAGAAAACTGACAGAGGCTAAATTAAGAGAAGCTGCTAAATCATCTTTAGATCGGAATAAAGATATGGATGACTTTTTTCTAGGGCATGTATTGCTTGAACAAATTGCCAACCGTTCTAAAAATTATCGCCAAAGTTTAATTGATGGTAAAAATAAACTTGGGCTAAGTGAGGATGAAATTAACCAAATTGTCGATGATGCTACTGAGGCAATCATCGCTGAATTTATAAGTTAATAGAACAGGTATTCAAATATGGGATGGCTACTATTTTTTGCTGTTGGTGTGATCATAATACTTATCAGGTATCAGCTTCGGGATAATGAAATTCAAAAGGATACTCCAGATCTGATGCGGGGACATCATAGCAAAAACGAAATGATGGAGGATTTGAGTAATCAAATTGTGGAAGTAGTTTTGGAAAAAATTAAGGGTTTGATTGATATGCCCGAATTTAAATACCAAGATGAGTGGAGTGAGCATCATTGGTATAAAATAAATCAATACATCAAATTTGGATTACAGGTAAATAAGGAAGGAATGTACATGGATAGAGAAGCCCATGGATTGAATGATGAGGAAATTGAAATTGTGGTTAATAATGCGAGATCAGAATTGAGTACACTAATCAAAAGAGCAAAGTTTTTAGGAGAACTGGACCTGGATTAAATAGCCGATGTTTGCTTGTTTAAGCTATAAAACTAATATCTTCATCATCAAATTTGTCGCTTACGAAGATTGAGACTGTGTGAACCTGATTTTCGATACTATGGTGCACTTCTTTGACTTCAAAATATCCGAAGCTGTATTCTCCTTTAATAAATTGTACTCTAAACTTATCACCTACTGTGGGTATATGCTCTAAGTGATCTAAACCAATTTGCCAATTCTCGTTATCTAACGTCTCTACGTTTACGAAATATTCTGTCTTCTTTATTGGGTACGTGTGAGCCTGAAATATAGAGTGTTTGAAGTCATGGTATAGCTCACGGAGTAATTCCATCAATTTTGTTCTTGTAAGGTCTAGCTGTGCTAACAAATCTTTCTGTTTTGGCATAGAGTTATACTCATCCTCTTTGTACTCAGAAAATACCTCCAGTATCATCTGATACTTCGGGTCATCTCCGAAATAATGCAACAACGTTTTTAGCTCAGAACTTAAAACAAGAAATAGATCTCTGTATCTTAGATTTGTTTCTGACATAGTAGATTGTGTTTTTAAGAATTATCTCGTTCTATTCGTACATTCCTTTTCAAATAAAATAAAACTTTCACCCAATGTGTGGCAGATACGTCCTTTATAAAGAACTTGATGAAGTTAATGACTTCCTGAATGCTATTGACAGTGGGAAATACCGCACCCCAGGCAAACAGGGAGAATTTTACCTTACTCCAAATTACAATGTAGCCCCCACTTCCATTATGCCTGTTGCATTTATTAATGATGAGGGGAAACGAATTTTGGAACCAATGCACTGGGGGTTTATGGGATGGAAACCAAAAGATGGTAAGAAACCATTTTTACCAATTAATACTCGAGATGATTCTCTTACTAAAAAACCGATGTGGAGTAAAGCTTTTATTCAAAGAAGGTGTATAGTCCCAGTCAATGGTTTTTATGAATGGACAGGGAAAAAGGGAAATAAAACCCCACACTATATTTTCCCCACAGAAGGCAAACTTATGGGCTTTGCAGGTATTTATTCAAATCTGGCACCAGATGATAAGGCAGCAGAACTATCCTATTCCATTATAACCACTTCACCGAATAAGGTGATGGAGGATATTCATGATCGTATGCCTGTTATCCTGCATCCAACTGAATTTAATGATTGGTTAAATCCTGAGCACGAAGATCCGAACTATCTGACGGAGTTTTTGAAACCTTATCCTGATGATGGAATTGATGAGTATATCGTTTCTCAGGCTGTAGGTAATGTGCGAAATAACGAGTCAGGTCTTATTGAAAAAGCTGATTTATTCGGGTAGTGTAAAATATTGAACACCTTATCCATTATCTAACTCCCATGCTTCGTTATTTCGTCTTCTCATTAAGTAATTGACTTAGTGAAAGATGAAGTTATATTTGTAGAGTAATAAGGAAGCAATTCCTTACAAAATTAATTGAATTTAACCGACGAGGTTATGCGACATTAACTTCCCATATAAACCAAAAGATGTCTCAAAAGATGTCTCAAAAGTGATTGTAAGGGATGTTTTAGAATATTTACGACGTCTTATAAGATACCCCTTGTCGCATATTAATAAGTTATAACACAAATAATAGTTCCTCTATGAATCAGTTTCTAACAAGAAAAATTATAGGTGATAACTACGAGTATAGGATCCTTCATGAATATTTTGATGAAAATGCCTTAGAAAAAGGTAAGAAGAAACTAGATAATAGTTTCATTACTCAAACTAGAGATTGGGATACACAAAAGAACTCTGAATGGGTTTTAAGGAATTATCTGGCAATTAAGATGATAATGTCTTCCACCGTTATGTTGACTTCTTTAGAATATGGAAATGAGAGAAATCTAAAAGTTGTCGA from Gracilimonas sp. harbors:
- a CDS encoding DUF3871 family protein yields the protein MNNELIITENEAHTEHDNSSPFIEANTEKLELETIQREHIIPVFIKDNEPVISTPEFIDIAVGVTHHVFSGEHVIEPNIRVSHPIKGRIPEAKHKSASELLDHERTIYYERTAFVIQIPSISKTVNGNTLALTVGGIKAYNLDNLNRSKGAPEHFKIFVGFLNKVCTNLCVWNEGFCKTVKVSTPRQLEVAIFEMVTEFCDSGYFEKFGFWDQLGELELGEQQFANLIGRAKMYQQLPKAARDKLPDFLLNDSQISSITKEYYSNPNFGNPRGGSISLWNLYNLFTESNKSSYIDTFLDRGLNAHQFMSQLTSALVEEKEFWFLN
- a CDS encoding helix-turn-helix transcriptional regulator translates to MKKADGLNIALGNTVKVLRNNKGLTQEELAERCDTSAVYISEIERGIKQPTFRTVYIISKALDLKLHQFVKKVESNLTNED
- a CDS encoding SOS response-associated peptidase, yielding MCGRYVLYKELDEVNDFLNAIDSGKYRTPGKQGEFYLTPNYNVAPTSIMPVAFINDEGKRILEPMHWGFMGWKPKDGKKPFLPINTRDDSLTKKPMWSKAFIQRRCIVPVNGFYEWTGKKGNKTPHYIFPTEGKLMGFAGIYSNLAPDDKAAELSYSIITTSPNKVMEDIHDRMPVILHPTEFNDWLNPEHEDPNYLTEFLKPYPDDGIDEYIVSQAVGNVRNNESGLIEKADLFG
- a CDS encoding ATP-binding protein, encoding MFNKATRKGKFIKLAITGPAGSGKTYSALRLAKGISENGKIALIDTENESASLYATDFDFDVVNVEAPYEINKLVQPVKTALEQKYDTLVIDSATHFWNGILEYKTKLDKRGGNSFANWSDANVHYDLFLRAILFSKIHVIVCMRSKMEYVLQENEKGKAVPQKIGMAPIMRDGVEYEFTTVFDLDMNHQAMASKDRTNIFGDSIFQVTEETGELFSHWLNENQQTQRLEEEILNLE
- a CDS encoding RadC family protein, which produces MNKLKNITLSDSVPYCSISYSKDPVIENMPTISSSEEAYEFLMGVWDHGSISYKEEFAVVLLDNAKKVLGWAKISSGGATATIVDPAMVYQVALLSHAHSILLAHNHPSGILRASTADIHLTKRLKKAGRLLGIQVVDHLIISTSGYTSFMDKGLL
- a CDS encoding siphovirus Gp157 family protein, with amino-acid sequence MSNSHIKTPTKTKESLFQIGEHFYALESLLIENEGEIDDTIDQWLEEYIAKESDKIDAYCYLIQKFQEIAEEAKRLAERSSIYNKKTKSMKDRLKHYLERRGRDKVETNKFTITVCQNGGKQPIKVFDEVNPEKLPDQFVRVYREPDLDGIRTALLNDDEDALKIATLLPRGTHLRIK
- a CDS encoding helix-turn-helix domain-containing protein; translated protein: MADVILTNICTTNDFEAFERRLFNELKSFKELHANNQEWFTSKEAMEYLRIKETKLYNLISKGIIKQYELDGSKRYNRNELYEVLKNDTL